A DNA window from Prosthecobacter debontii contains the following coding sequences:
- a CDS encoding amidase produces MLFPRRRFLGVTVAASTAALAGCRRESAIAPGQSFTVADLVEQIGAGNLSPNRVVEHYLARITAIDQSGPRLRAVIEVNPAARATPQRGPLHGVPILIKDNIETADAMETTAGSLALLGAEKPAVDATVVQRLRLAGAVILGKTNLSEWANIRSPNSTSGWSARGGLTLNPHNLAHTPSGSSSGSAAAVAAGLCAAAIGTETNGSIVSPAAACGIVGLKPTLGLISRAGIIPISHWQDTPGPMTQTVRDAALLLNILAGTDGRDPATAQAASHLARDYAFHLSPQGLKGKRLGILRSPSTTNRDVLKLFQGTVSLLREAGAEVVDEVTLPHNREASAAAWRALLTEFRQDLNAYLATRRSAVTSLADLIAYNEEHQQQEMPHFNQEFFIEAESRNTPELIAEAAELRQLAQTLAGPEGLETAFKKDKLDALICPTNDPAGRTDLGLGDARSHVFSSAPAIAGFPHLTVPMGLVNDLPVGLSFVGPAWSEGLLLQLGHAFESVRVYQPTVLFG; encoded by the coding sequence ATGCTTTTCCCCCGCCGCCGCTTTCTCGGTGTCACCGTTGCAGCCAGCACTGCGGCACTGGCGGGTTGTCGGCGTGAGTCGGCGATTGCGCCGGGGCAGAGTTTCACCGTGGCGGATCTGGTGGAGCAGATCGGTGCTGGGAATCTCAGCCCCAATCGAGTGGTGGAGCATTACCTCGCCCGCATCACTGCCATTGACCAATCCGGTCCGCGTCTGCGTGCCGTGATCGAGGTGAACCCTGCGGCTCGTGCGACACCCCAGCGCGGTCCGTTGCATGGGGTGCCCATTCTGATCAAGGACAACATCGAGACCGCCGATGCCATGGAGACGACGGCTGGTTCTTTGGCTTTGTTAGGCGCTGAGAAACCGGCGGTCGATGCCACGGTGGTTCAGCGTCTGCGGCTGGCGGGGGCGGTGATTTTGGGTAAAACGAACCTCAGTGAGTGGGCCAACATCCGCTCTCCCAACTCCACCAGCGGCTGGAGTGCTCGGGGTGGTTTGACCCTGAATCCGCACAATCTCGCTCACACCCCTAGCGGCTCCAGCAGCGGTTCTGCGGCTGCGGTCGCGGCGGGACTTTGCGCGGCCGCCATCGGCACGGAGACGAATGGGTCCATTGTCAGCCCGGCAGCCGCTTGTGGCATTGTGGGGCTCAAGCCGACGCTTGGCCTCATCAGTCGCGCGGGCATCATCCCCATCAGTCACTGGCAGGATACCCCCGGGCCGATGACCCAGACCGTCCGGGATGCGGCCCTTCTGCTGAACATCCTAGCTGGGACCGATGGGCGTGATCCGGCCACGGCCCAGGCGGCGAGTCACCTCGCGCGCGACTACGCCTTTCATCTCTCCCCTCAGGGTTTGAAGGGGAAACGACTGGGCATTCTGCGTTCTCCCAGCACCACGAATCGCGATGTGCTGAAGCTCTTTCAGGGGACCGTGAGCCTGCTCCGCGAAGCCGGGGCTGAGGTGGTGGATGAGGTGACTTTGCCGCATAACCGGGAGGCTTCCGCCGCCGCTTGGCGGGCTCTGCTCACCGAGTTTCGCCAGGACCTCAATGCCTACCTTGCAACTCGTCGAAGCGCAGTCACTTCGCTGGCCGATCTCATCGCTTACAATGAGGAACATCAGCAGCAGGAGATGCCGCACTTCAACCAAGAGTTCTTCATCGAGGCCGAAAGCCGCAATACCCCTGAACTCATCGCCGAAGCTGCTGAACTGCGTCAGCTCGCCCAGACCCTCGCCGGTCCCGAAGGTCTGGAAACCGCTTTCAAAAAGGACAAGCTCGATGCCCTCATCTGCCCTACCAACGACCCCGCAGGGCGCACCGACCTCGGTCTTGGCGATGCCCGTAGCCACGTCTTCAGCTCCGCCCCAGCCATCGCGGGATTCCCGCACCTCACCGTGCCGATGGGGCTGGTGAATGATCTCCCCGTCGGTCTGTCGTTCGTCGGCCCTGCGTGGTCAGAGGGACTGCTGCTCCAGCTCGGCCATGCCTTCGAAAGCGTGCGGGTGTATCAGCCGACGGTGCTGTTTGGGTAA
- the pseB gene encoding UDP-N-acetylglucosamine 4,6-dehydratase (inverting), which produces MSSARSILVTGGTGSFGQKCIATLLADPEVKRIVIYSRDELKQFEMSQKFTDPRLRFFLGDVRDRARLCRALEGVDTVIHAAALKQVPAAEYNPMEFIKTNVLGAENLIEACMDTGVRNVVALSTDKAAAPINLYGATKLCSDKLFIAANNVKGSRDIRFSVVRYGNVMGSRGSVIPFFLDRRKTGILPITDLAMTRFNITLQEGVELVQYALERALGGEIFVPKIPSYRITDVAEAIGPNCEKPVVGIRPGEKIHEEMVTSTDALQTIMTDRHYIIVPSGKMGLEATLKKFSEHHQGRPVAADFAYNSGTNTEWLTVSEIRTLIRQHVDSSFDLT; this is translated from the coding sequence GTGTCATCAGCCCGCTCGATTCTCGTCACCGGAGGCACCGGTTCTTTCGGTCAGAAATGCATCGCCACTTTGCTGGCCGATCCAGAAGTTAAGCGCATCGTCATTTATTCCCGTGACGAACTGAAGCAGTTCGAGATGAGCCAGAAGTTCACAGACCCACGTCTGCGTTTCTTTTTAGGTGATGTGCGTGACCGGGCTCGCCTCTGCCGTGCCTTGGAGGGCGTGGATACGGTGATTCATGCAGCGGCACTCAAGCAGGTGCCTGCAGCGGAATACAATCCGATGGAGTTCATCAAGACCAACGTCTTGGGTGCGGAAAATTTGATTGAGGCCTGTATGGATACGGGCGTTCGAAATGTCGTGGCTCTTTCGACCGATAAGGCGGCGGCTCCGATCAACCTCTACGGTGCCACCAAGCTCTGCTCGGATAAGCTTTTCATCGCAGCTAACAATGTTAAAGGCAGCCGGGATATCCGCTTCAGCGTGGTTCGCTATGGCAATGTGATGGGGTCTCGCGGTTCAGTCATCCCGTTCTTCTTGGATCGTCGTAAGACTGGAATCCTGCCAATCACGGATTTGGCGATGACCCGCTTTAACATTACTCTTCAGGAAGGCGTTGAATTGGTTCAGTATGCCTTGGAGCGCGCGCTCGGCGGCGAAATCTTCGTGCCTAAAATCCCCAGCTATCGCATCACGGATGTGGCTGAGGCGATCGGGCCAAACTGTGAAAAACCCGTCGTGGGTATCCGCCCTGGCGAGAAAATCCATGAGGAGATGGTGACTTCGACCGATGCTCTGCAAACGATCATGACGGATCGTCATTACATCATCGTGCCTAGTGGCAAGATGGGCTTGGAGGCGACCTTGAAAAAATTCTCGGAGCATCACCAAGGCAGACCCGTGGCAGCAGACTTTGCCTATAATTCAGGCACAAATACGGAGTGGCTGACCGTGTCTGAAATCCGGACATTGATTCGTCAGCACGTCGATTCTTCCTTTGATTTGACCTGA
- a CDS encoding redoxin domain-containing protein yields the protein MRFFQNTRVALAVLFVTSFLSLSAAEPALELQGTDGQMHTPLVAGDKKAVVLFFVSPFCSTTRPFMKEINAIAADYADRAAVSLIHSDSEITVEVALQHADMNEVKAPVLVDKDQKLAKLVKATITPEAVVLSPTGEVLYQGRINDLYLGPTKRQRAATTKDLRHALDAILAGNPVPQPQMEAQGCKIGGLK from the coding sequence ATGCGATTCTTTCAAAACACACGGGTTGCCCTGGCGGTATTGTTTGTGACGAGTTTCCTCTCCCTTTCTGCCGCAGAACCCGCTCTGGAACTCCAAGGCACGGATGGTCAGATGCACACGCCTCTAGTCGCCGGGGATAAAAAAGCTGTCGTCCTGTTTTTTGTCTCGCCCTTCTGCTCCACCACCCGCCCTTTCATGAAGGAGATCAATGCCATCGCGGCGGACTATGCGGATCGCGCGGCGGTTTCTCTGATCCATTCCGACAGTGAAATCACCGTCGAAGTCGCCCTCCAGCATGCGGACATGAACGAGGTGAAAGCCCCCGTGCTGGTGGATAAGGATCAAAAGCTCGCCAAACTGGTGAAAGCCACGATCACTCCCGAGGCGGTGGTGCTTTCACCCACGGGCGAGGTGCTTTATCAAGGTCGGATCAATGACCTCTATCTCGGCCCCACTAAGCGTCAGCGTGCCGCCACGACGAAAGATCTTCGCCATGCTCTGGATGCCATCCTGGCTGGTAACCCAGTGCCTCAGCCACAAATGGAGGCCCAGGGGTGTAAGATTGGTGGGTTAAAGTAA
- a CDS encoding LptF/LptG family permease — protein sequence MVVRIFDRYLGKQVLSATLMGVLLLSGVMVLGNVYKKLDELLGDTQLPLGFILEFISLVIPFSLIFTIPWAFLTGILLVFGRLSADNELVSLRMTGWSMSRICASVFALAFALSAICYWVNVSVSPMAKDRIKRMFFAVALDNPSALFQEGRVLDKVPGFRIHTTKRDGNVLHGLEIVEVEGRLAKRIIHAERATLEMQPGVLDIIMHLEGAEIENITYTPERTVDKVEFVNAGKTAMLFPLSRLKEDTVKVNASMKSTGMLWQEISDGVDGATGKKMEEKDMSRSLTELSKRYSFSLACITFALVGIPLGVTAQRRETSTGFALSLVTATVYLVFIILADTLNDKPSAMPHLIMWAPNVLFMGMGGWLFYRLSRR from the coding sequence ATGGTGGTGCGAATTTTTGACCGTTATTTGGGCAAGCAGGTTCTCTCGGCGACGCTGATGGGCGTCTTGCTGCTCAGCGGCGTGATGGTGCTGGGAAACGTCTATAAAAAGCTGGATGAGCTCTTGGGAGACACCCAGTTGCCACTGGGATTCATCCTGGAGTTCATCTCTCTCGTCATCCCCTTCTCGCTCATTTTCACCATCCCCTGGGCGTTTCTCACGGGCATCCTGCTGGTCTTTGGTCGCCTCTCGGCGGATAACGAGCTCGTCTCTCTCAGGATGACGGGCTGGTCCATGTCCCGCATCTGCGCCTCGGTCTTTGCCCTAGCCTTTGCCCTATCTGCCATTTGCTATTGGGTCAACGTCTCGGTCTCCCCCATGGCCAAGGACCGCATCAAGCGCATGTTCTTCGCCGTGGCTCTGGACAATCCTTCCGCACTTTTCCAGGAAGGCCGAGTGCTGGATAAGGTTCCCGGTTTCCGCATCCACACCACCAAGCGGGATGGCAACGTTCTGCACGGGCTGGAAATCGTGGAAGTGGAAGGCCGCCTCGCCAAACGCATCATCCATGCCGAGCGCGCAACCCTGGAGATGCAGCCGGGAGTGCTGGATATCATCATGCACCTGGAAGGGGCAGAGATCGAAAACATCACCTACACCCCCGAACGCACGGTGGATAAGGTGGAGTTCGTCAATGCTGGCAAGACTGCAATGCTCTTCCCCCTGTCTCGTCTGAAAGAAGACACTGTGAAGGTCAATGCCAGCATGAAATCCACCGGCATGCTCTGGCAGGAGATCTCAGACGGAGTGGATGGAGCCACGGGTAAAAAGATGGAAGAGAAGGATATGAGCCGCTCCCTCACGGAACTGAGCAAGCGCTACAGCTTTTCCCTGGCCTGCATCACCTTTGCCCTCGTCGGCATCCCGCTAGGCGTCACCGCCCAACGCCGCGAGACATCCACAGGCTTTGCCCTCAGCCTCGTCACGGCGACGGTTTACCTCGTCTTCATCATCTTGGCAGATACGCTGAATGATAAACCCTCTGCCATGCCTCACCTCATCATGTGGGCACCCAATGTCCTTTTCATGGGCATGGGGGGCTGGTTGTTCTATCGCCTGAGCCGCCGTTGA
- a CDS encoding helix-turn-helix transcriptional regulator — protein MRRKRLSGEIPLRLFDPTRGQLALSVGDLTPERHHPSRSNCFTILWIPAGRGVFHRGLDSYAFEGPVLLFGSPYQTLFIESSPLLEGQVILFHANFFCIETYHHEVGCNGVLFNDLNNIPLVQPDEAFSMEIQNLLQQMRQELQVSGLAHSEILVSYLKVLLIKATRLKLESQRQATDLIEPASKPVLLMELTDLIERHFKERLGPADYAQRLHISLKALGKLVKTHLGKTLTDLIRERTLQHAKWQLLHTLRPVKEVAAEAGFSDELYFSRVFKQETGLSPKAFREFETAIRGGRNLSMD, from the coding sequence ATGAGACGAAAAAGGCTGTCTGGCGAAATCCCCCTGCGTTTGTTTGACCCCACGCGTGGGCAGCTGGCGCTATCGGTGGGAGATCTGACCCCGGAGCGTCATCACCCTAGCCGGAGCAATTGTTTCACCATCCTCTGGATTCCCGCAGGGCGAGGTGTTTTCCATCGGGGATTGGATTCATATGCCTTTGAGGGCCCTGTTTTACTTTTTGGCTCTCCCTATCAGACGCTTTTCATCGAATCCTCCCCCCTGCTTGAGGGACAGGTGATCCTCTTCCACGCCAATTTCTTTTGCATCGAGACCTACCATCATGAGGTGGGCTGCAATGGGGTGCTTTTTAACGATCTCAATAACATCCCGCTGGTCCAGCCTGACGAGGCTTTCTCGATGGAGATCCAAAACCTTCTCCAGCAGATGCGCCAGGAACTGCAAGTGAGCGGGTTGGCCCATTCGGAGATTTTGGTTTCTTATCTCAAGGTCCTGCTGATCAAGGCGACTCGGCTCAAACTGGAGTCGCAACGTCAGGCCACAGACTTGATTGAGCCCGCCTCAAAACCTGTCCTCTTGATGGAACTGACCGACCTCATTGAACGCCATTTCAAAGAGCGTTTAGGCCCTGCAGACTATGCCCAGAGGCTGCACATCTCCTTGAAAGCCCTCGGCAAGCTGGTGAAAACACATCTGGGCAAGACACTGACGGATCTAATCCGTGAACGCACACTCCAGCATGCCAAGTGGCAACTCCTGCACACGCTGCGTCCGGTGAAGGAAGTAGCAGCGGAAGCCGGATTTTCTGACGAGCTCTATTTCAGCCGAGTTTTCAAACAAGAGACAGGTCTGTCCCCCAAGGCCTTCCGAGAGTTTGAAACGGCCATCCGTGGCGGGAGAAATCTGTCCATGGACTGA
- a CDS encoding tRNA dihydrouridine synthase, producing MRDLLPSHRPALVLAPMQDVTDLPFMRLIARYGGPDWFVTEYFRITPDSKPDGLILKSITENDTGIPVIAQMIGQDIPALVRNAKLLEKLPIAGIDLNLGCPAPVVCRKDAGGGLLRQPERVDEILRALRDTIQGRFTVKCRIGFTDKAEFPRLLEVFQKHSINGLTVHGRTVRDAYKTPVHPECVAMAVRSMPCPVIANGNVVDVPTGLAYLRQTEAAGLMLGRGAIRHPWLFEHLRNHWEGRESRPKTGRDMLDYIQALYDMTAAFNPHFQADLHVQKMKRYMVFITTGIAEGELEYRIRRVTTEPDFFALCREFLDHDTPLPARPPVESSVFCGFSELR from the coding sequence GTGCGCGATCTCCTTCCCTCTCACCGTCCAGCTCTCGTCCTCGCTCCCATGCAGGATGTGACCGATCTGCCTTTCATGCGGCTGATCGCCCGGTATGGTGGGCCAGATTGGTTCGTCACGGAGTATTTCCGCATCACTCCAGACTCCAAACCAGACGGGCTCATTCTCAAATCCATCACGGAGAACGATACCGGGATTCCGGTGATCGCCCAAATGATCGGCCAAGACATTCCCGCCTTGGTCAGAAATGCGAAGCTGCTCGAAAAGCTCCCTATAGCGGGCATCGATCTCAATCTGGGCTGCCCGGCCCCAGTCGTCTGCCGCAAGGACGCAGGAGGTGGTCTGCTCCGCCAACCTGAGCGCGTGGATGAAATTTTGCGCGCGCTTCGGGACACTATTCAGGGCCGATTTACCGTGAAATGCCGAATCGGTTTCACCGATAAGGCCGAGTTCCCACGCCTTTTGGAGGTCTTCCAAAAGCACTCAATCAATGGCCTCACGGTCCATGGGCGGACGGTTCGAGATGCCTATAAAACCCCGGTTCACCCCGAGTGCGTGGCCATGGCGGTGCGCTCGATGCCCTGCCCTGTGATCGCCAATGGCAATGTCGTGGATGTGCCGACCGGACTTGCCTACCTCCGCCAAACCGAGGCTGCAGGTCTCATGCTGGGCCGGGGAGCCATCCGCCACCCTTGGCTCTTTGAGCATCTACGCAATCACTGGGAAGGGAGAGAATCTCGACCCAAAACCGGGCGCGACATGCTGGACTATATCCAGGCCCTCTATGACATGACGGCAGCCTTTAACCCTCATTTCCAAGCCGATCTGCACGTGCAGAAAATGAAGCGTTACATGGTCTTCATCACCACGGGCATCGCAGAGGGAGAACTGGAGTATCGAATCCGTCGCGTCACCACTGAGCCGGATTTCTTTGCTCTGTGCCGAGAGTTTTTGGACCATGACACCCCGCTGCCTGCCCGTCCACCCGTCGAATCGTCGGTATTCTGCGGCTTTTCAGAGTTGCGCTGA
- a CDS encoding DUF417 family protein produces MNQTQIFSLAAQTDRLGMAVTRLGLVVVLLWIGGLKIYKYEADGIVPFVANSPLMSFLYKHPAPEYKTHMNAEGQLVPANRQWHEDNGTYAFSYGLGAVIVLYGLMLCLHPWLPGIATLGSFLVVIMSLVTLSFLITTPETWVPALGDSEHGFPYLSGRGRLVLKDAIMLGAAMVTMADSAKAWLKKRGQNI; encoded by the coding sequence ATGAATCAAACCCAAATTTTCTCTCTGGCAGCTCAAACAGATCGTCTTGGTATGGCAGTCACTCGGCTGGGGTTGGTTGTCGTTCTGCTCTGGATTGGCGGTTTAAAGATCTATAAATATGAAGCCGATGGCATCGTGCCTTTTGTCGCCAATAGCCCGCTGATGAGCTTTCTTTACAAGCATCCCGCGCCGGAATACAAGACCCATATGAATGCGGAAGGGCAACTGGTCCCGGCCAATCGGCAATGGCACGAGGATAACGGCACTTATGCCTTCTCATATGGCCTGGGGGCAGTCATTGTTCTTTATGGCTTGATGCTCTGCCTGCATCCCTGGCTGCCAGGAATCGCCACTCTGGGCAGCTTCTTGGTCGTAATCATGTCTTTGGTCACCCTGTCTTTTCTAATCACAACCCCAGAGACCTGGGTGCCTGCGCTAGGCGATAGCGAACATGGATTTCCTTATCTCAGTGGACGCGGTCGCCTAGTCCTCAAAGATGCCATCATGCTGGGAGCCGCGATGGTCACCATGGCCGACTCTGCCAAAGCTTGGCTCAAGAAGCGTGGTCAAAATATCTGA
- the gap gene encoding type I glyceraldehyde-3-phosphate dehydrogenase, with product MVKIGINGFGRIGRLVFRAICDQGLLGKEIEVVAVNDLVPADNLAYLVKYDSTQGKAKEEVSSKKSSPELAEDDILVVDGHEIKCLAVRAGPSALPWKELGVDIVIESTGLFTERSKAQGHIDAGAKKVIISAPGKEEDITIVMGVNHEKYDPATHHVISNASCTTNCLAPVVHVLLKEGFGVEEGLMTTIHSYTATQKTVDGPSAKDWKGGRSAAINIIPSSTGAAKAVGLAIPEVKGKLTGMSFRVPTPTVSVVDLTVKTVKETSYKEISAAMKNASETYLKGILGWTKDEVVSTDFIHDSSSSVFDAGSGIELNSKFFKLVSWYDNEWGYSNRVVDLVKYIVSKGL from the coding sequence ATGGTCAAAATCGGCATCAATGGTTTCGGGCGCATCGGCCGCCTCGTGTTTCGCGCAATCTGTGATCAGGGCCTCCTGGGCAAGGAGATCGAAGTCGTCGCCGTGAACGACCTCGTGCCTGCTGACAACCTGGCCTACCTGGTCAAGTATGACTCCACTCAGGGGAAAGCGAAGGAAGAAGTTTCCTCCAAGAAGAGCAGCCCTGAACTGGCTGAAGACGACATCCTGGTCGTGGACGGTCATGAGATCAAGTGCCTCGCCGTGCGTGCGGGTCCTTCCGCCCTGCCATGGAAAGAACTCGGCGTGGACATCGTCATCGAGTCCACCGGTCTCTTCACCGAGCGCAGCAAGGCTCAGGGTCACATCGACGCTGGCGCTAAGAAAGTCATCATCTCCGCTCCTGGTAAGGAAGAGGACATCACCATCGTCATGGGCGTGAACCATGAGAAGTATGATCCTGCCACTCACCACGTGATCTCCAACGCTTCCTGCACCACCAACTGCTTGGCTCCTGTCGTGCACGTGTTGCTGAAAGAAGGTTTCGGCGTGGAAGAAGGTCTGATGACCACCATCCACAGCTACACCGCCACCCAGAAGACCGTGGACGGCCCAAGCGCCAAAGACTGGAAAGGTGGCCGCTCCGCCGCCATCAACATCATCCCAAGCAGCACTGGCGCCGCCAAGGCTGTGGGTCTGGCGATCCCTGAAGTGAAGGGCAAGCTGACCGGTATGTCCTTCCGCGTGCCAACCCCAACCGTCTCCGTGGTGGACCTCACCGTGAAGACCGTGAAGGAAACCAGCTACAAGGAAATCAGCGCGGCTATGAAGAACGCCAGCGAGACCTACCTCAAGGGTATCCTGGGCTGGACCAAGGACGAAGTGGTCAGCACCGACTTCATCCACGACTCCAGCAGTTCCGTCTTCGACGCGGGTTCCGGCATCGAGCTGAACAGCAAGTTCTTCAAACTGGTGTCCTGGTATGACAACGAGTGGGGTTACTCCAACCGCGTCGTTGACCTAGTGAAATACATCGTGAGCAAAGGCCTGTAA
- a CDS encoding sugar ABC transporter substrate-binding protein — MKVSRRVWSALALSTLAMLAGCDRTGPSYTVIEEPEKVVFLSARGNRSFEIGQRLLLTQLMGGNAGFELDIQDAGLDAALQGGQLQAAIAAKPFAILLDPLQPKDLQGQVRMAEEAGILVIGLGQDSADLDCRTYLYTDQKKLGQKVGELVIAALQAKAQESGQTETVGRVVEIRGDEQTPDCQHLHEGFESALTAAPGVILVHDAPGDWTQKGGQERAQDALRLQHTFDIVFAQDDLMALGAAEALKDRRNDLMIIGINGFRGPQGGTTLVDDGQIDATVYQPMLVDFAWLLLKKKAQDPKFIPKPSYEMTFRTILPKDVNDIYRNGLPALPEL, encoded by the coding sequence ATGAAGGTTTCTCGTCGTGTCTGGTCTGCCCTTGCCTTGTCCACCCTGGCCATGCTGGCAGGCTGTGACCGCACCGGCCCTTCCTACACCGTCATTGAGGAACCTGAGAAAGTCGTTTTCCTCTCTGCTCGCGGAAATCGCTCCTTTGAAATCGGGCAGCGCCTGCTGCTGACCCAGCTCATGGGAGGGAATGCTGGCTTTGAACTCGATATTCAAGACGCTGGGTTGGATGCAGCTCTGCAGGGCGGCCAACTCCAAGCGGCCATCGCTGCCAAGCCCTTTGCCATCTTGCTGGATCCGCTCCAGCCAAAGGATCTGCAAGGACAAGTCCGAATGGCTGAAGAGGCCGGGATTTTGGTGATCGGCTTGGGCCAAGACAGTGCCGACCTGGACTGCCGCACCTACCTTTACACCGACCAAAAAAAGCTCGGTCAAAAAGTGGGTGAACTCGTCATCGCCGCCCTCCAGGCCAAAGCCCAGGAATCGGGTCAAACCGAGACGGTCGGTCGCGTGGTTGAAATCCGTGGGGACGAACAAACGCCGGACTGCCAACACCTGCATGAGGGTTTCGAAAGTGCGCTCACAGCAGCCCCCGGAGTCATTCTCGTGCACGACGCCCCTGGTGATTGGACCCAAAAAGGCGGTCAAGAACGCGCCCAGGATGCCCTACGTCTCCAGCACACTTTTGACATCGTCTTCGCCCAAGATGATCTCATGGCGCTGGGTGCCGCAGAGGCCTTAAAAGATCGGCGCAACGACCTGATGATCATCGGCATCAACGGTTTCCGCGGTCCCCAAGGCGGCACCACCCTCGTGGACGACGGGCAAATCGACGCCACCGTTTACCAGCCCATGCTGGTGGACTTCGCCTGGCTGCTTCTCAAAAAGAAAGCCCAGGACCCCAAGTTCATTCCCAAGCCGAGCTATGAGATGACCTTCCGCACCATCCTCCCCAAGGACGTGAACGACATCTATAGGAATGGTCTGCCCGCCCTGCCTGAGTTGTAA
- the pseC gene encoding UDP-4-amino-4,6-dideoxy-N-acetyl-beta-L-altrosamine transaminase — translation MSTPFLPYGRQSLDEADIAAVVEVLKSDFLTQGPAISRFERAVADWCGAKHGIALANGTATLHCAAKALGLGHGDVLWTSPITFVASANAGRYCGAKVDFVDVDAGTACMSVERLAEKLRQAEKNGTLPKVVVPVHFAGQSCDMPQIHALGQKYGFRILEDAAHALGGDYLGERIGNCRWSDAASHSFHPVKIVTSGEGGMITTNDDELAWRIGTLRTHGITRDADRMIGESDGPWYYQQLELGFNYRMTDIQAALGASQMAKLDAFAVRRRQIADLYDQALAGMPLRPLARDTQGVSGWHLYMIRLNLEEILPLTRRQVFERLRGLGIGVNVHYIPVHLQPDYLKLGFKQGDFPEAEKYYEECITLPMFPAMNDADVARVRDALAKALNL, via the coding sequence ATGAGCACCCCGTTTCTTCCTTATGGGCGTCAATCGCTGGACGAGGCAGACATCGCTGCCGTTGTTGAGGTTTTAAAGTCAGATTTTTTGACTCAAGGCCCGGCGATTTCCAGGTTTGAGCGTGCGGTAGCAGACTGGTGTGGTGCCAAGCACGGCATCGCTCTAGCGAATGGGACTGCAACCCTGCATTGTGCAGCGAAAGCCCTGGGACTTGGTCATGGTGATGTGTTGTGGACCTCGCCGATCACCTTTGTGGCGTCGGCCAATGCTGGCCGTTACTGTGGTGCCAAGGTGGATTTTGTTGATGTGGATGCTGGCACTGCGTGCATGAGTGTGGAGCGGCTTGCAGAAAAATTGCGGCAGGCCGAGAAAAACGGCACGCTCCCTAAAGTCGTCGTGCCAGTGCATTTCGCCGGGCAATCTTGTGACATGCCTCAGATCCATGCGCTCGGGCAGAAATACGGCTTTCGTATCCTAGAAGACGCCGCCCATGCGTTAGGCGGTGATTACCTCGGTGAGCGCATCGGTAATTGTCGTTGGTCAGATGCGGCGTCGCATAGCTTCCATCCGGTCAAAATCGTGACTAGCGGCGAAGGCGGGATGATCACGACCAATGATGATGAATTGGCTTGGCGGATTGGCACGCTGCGAACGCATGGGATCACTCGCGATGCGGACCGAATGATCGGGGAAAGTGATGGCCCTTGGTATTATCAACAGCTTGAGTTGGGGTTTAACTATCGCATGACCGACATCCAGGCGGCTCTCGGGGCTAGTCAAATGGCTAAACTGGATGCCTTTGCCGTTCGTCGTCGGCAGATCGCTGATCTCTACGATCAGGCTCTGGCTGGCATGCCCCTGCGCCCCTTGGCTAGGGATACACAGGGAGTGAGCGGTTGGCACCTCTACATGATCCGGCTGAATTTGGAGGAAATTCTCCCGCTGACCCGCAGGCAGGTGTTTGAGCGGTTACGGGGGCTGGGAATCGGAGTCAATGTTCATTACATACCTGTGCATCTTCAGCCGGACTACCTGAAGTTAGGGTTTAAGCAGGGTGATTTCCCTGAGGCGGAAAAATACTACGAAGAATGCATCACGCTTCCCATGTTCCCTGCCATGAACGATGCTGACGTTGCTCGTGTCAGAGATGCACTGGCAAAAGCCCTGAATCTGTAA